Part of the Panicum virgatum strain AP13 chromosome 4N, P.virgatum_v5, whole genome shotgun sequence genome is shown below.
GATCTGGGGCACCCCTGGGGAATCAGaggcttctcctcctcctcatctcaGGACCAGTGGGCTGTGCAACCTCGACTCTAACAACACTAGACGTGACCGATTGTGCCTTGCTACTTGCTATGCTCATCCAAAGTTTGCATCTTGAAGCTATTTTCATTTATTCTATGTGTACAATTTTCATTGCTGTTCCATATCGATTGTTTAGCCTGCTTCTATTTATTAAAAGTACTCAACTGAGTTATGGTTACTCTTCTGCAATTCTGTAAAAGTGTAAAGGTCACGTTCCTTGACAActctaggggggggggggggagggggaccTTATGTTTCAGTCTTTTGTCTGGATATTTTCGTCAATCACTGTCAAACTATTTATTTGTCTTAAAGGAATAAAGTGCCTTTCAGATACAATAAGCCATAATTCATTTATACTGATAAATCTAACTTGATTAGCAATTTCATGGTAGTAAAGTGAGGGGGTAATCACCGTAGCTGATTGTTACTGACCTGGACACCTGGTACATCTACCTTTGACGATTACCTGGGTAGGGTTGAATTACTACCACAAGAACATACCCTGTTCTCCTATGACCTTGAAAGTGATTGGAACTCAAGTTTGGTTCTTCTAAATGTCATCGTCACAGAAAGTACCACAACAATTACAGGATATATTTGCACCTATTATAACCAATATGTTCCTATCAGTGATGCTGCAAAAAAAACCTGGCAACTTCTTTTTTTAGGAGTATTTTTTGGTCTACCAGCAGCACTTATGTTTTGGAATTATTACGTACAATTTCTCATTCATGGCTTGACATGATGTATTCTTCTCTGGCAGGACCCATCCTCCTTGAGGACTACCATCTGATTGAAAAGCTTGCTCAGTTCGACAGGGAACGTATCCCTGAACGTGTAGTCCATGCACGGGGAGCCAGTGCCAAGGGTTTCTTTGAAGTAACTCACGATGTTTCTCACCTTACATGTGCTGATTTTCTCCGAGCTCCTGGGGTTCAGACCCCTGTTATTGTTCGGTTCTCCACAGTTGTGCATGAGCGTGGAAGCCCTGAGACCTTGAGGGATCCACGTGGTTTTGCTGTCAAGTTCTACACCAGAGAGGTACTGATGAAAAATCTTAACTTGCTTCCCTGAAAAATGTGTACCTAttttgactgctctgtttgctgTTATGATTTGGACATGAACTTCTTCAAAAACCTCTGCAAGTTCTGCGACACATTTTGGCCAATATGTTTCTGTCTAAATATTCCTAATGCATTCATCAAAAACTGTAGTAACAATTTTTAACCTAGCAATGGTAACTTGAATAGTGTCCTTGCCATGAGCTGCTAATGATATCTTACATCCAATCATTCGTTGTTTTTCTCAGTTGAATGGCTGATTACCCCCTCCCCCTTTTGAACTTGTGGGCCTATGCAATTGACTGTTCACCTTATCATTGGGAGTTTAGGATATTCTTTGGTGGAGACATGCTGCTGACCTATTTCTATGCTGTTCATTAACTTTCTCCCAGTTGCTGACACCTTATATTGACCTTTTTATATCCAAGGGATAGATCTTGATGGATTTCGTCCTGCTATTTTCAGGGTAACTTTGACCTTGTGGGTAACAACATGCCTGCCTTTTTCATCCGAGATGGGATGAAATTCCCTGACATGGTTCATGCTTTCAAGCCAAACCCAAAGACCAATTTGCAGGAGAACTGGAGAATAGTAGATTTCTTCTCACACCACCCAGAGAGCATGCACATGTTCACCTTTCTCTTTGATGATGTTGGCATCCCACTCAACTACAGGCACATGGAGGGTTTTGGTGTGAACACCTACACCTTGATCAACAGGGCTGGAAAGCCTCACCTTGTCAAATTCCATTGGAAGCCTACTTGTGGTGTGAAATGCTTGTTGGATGATGAAGCTGTTACTGTTGGAGGCACCTGCCACAGCCATGCCACAAAGGATCTATATGATTCTATTGCGGCTGGGAATTTCCCAGAATGGAAGCTTTACATTCAAACCATTGATCCTGACCATGAGGATAAATTTGATTTTGACCCACTTGATGTCACCAAGACCTGGCCAGAGGATATCATCCCACTGCAGCCTGTTGGAAGGATGGTCCTGAACAAGAACATCGATAACTTCTTTGCAGAAAATGAACAGATTGCTTTCTGCCCAGCTATCATTGTCCCTGGAATCCACTATTCTGACGATAAGCTACTTCAGACGAGAATTTTCTCCTACGCTGACACCCAAAGGCACCGCCTTGGTCCAAACTATCTGATGCTTCCtgtgaatgcaccaaaatgtgcTCACCACAACAACCACCATGATGGCTTCATGAACTTCATGCACAGGGATGAAGAGGTACTTTGTTCTTTGGCATTTTTACCTCCCTTAGACCCTTAGCATGCCGGTCTGTTGCACCCATTATACAGTATTTCTAGCCATTAACATAAATACAATGAAATCTCATTTGCACATATATCTATTTTCCTTGATTTTTCAGGTGAACTACTTCCCTTCGAGGTTTGATACAGTCCGTCATGCTGAGAAGGTTCCTATCCCTCCCCGTGTTCTGACAGGCTGCCGTGAGAAGGTCAGTAAACTTAAATTATAACAATACCATTAAAGTTGTTCCAATATACTCTGGTGGCTACATTGTGCTTATGTACTGCATATGTGGATGACCATTCGAAAAGTCATCATTGAGCTCATCTCTGATCTGGTAATGTTGGGTCTGCAGTGCATTATCCATAAGGAGAACAACTTCAAGCAGGCTGGTGAGAGATACCGATCCTTTGACCCTGCAAGGTTTGCCCTCCCACCTGAGTTTAATTGTTTTTGAGGCATGGGAAGGGTTTGAGCTGTTGTTTGGCTAATTAAAGTGTTTTGGTGTGGAAACACACAGGCAAGACCGGTTCATCCAGCGGGTGGTCGACGCTCTCTCAGATCCTCGTGTTACCCATGAGCATCGTAGCATTTGGATCTCCTACTGGTCTCAGGTATTTGTTTTTGTTGGTTTTTGGTGAAATGCACACCATTGGGGCCATGTACAACTGTGCATATCCTTATCTTTTGATCTTGGTGCTGAAACCTGAGTATGTTTACCCCTATGCTGCAGTGCGATGCATCCCTCGGCCAGAAGCTGGCATCTAGGCTCAACCTGAAACCAAACATGTAGATCAAGGATGAATACGTGCACAGACGAGGCGCACCGGAGGTGGATACAACATGAAGTGTGTGATGTTGGGAATGATTGTAACATTGAATAATTACTAATGGACGTGATAGTAGTACGTATCCTGAGGTGTGAACCAGTGGTGGTTATCCTATCCAGGAACTTTGCCCTGCTTCATCTTTGCAAGAAAGACATGCAGTACAATAAAGAAGAATGTGGTGGATTATAATAGCAGTGTGGTGTTGTGGTTGTTTGGCTTCGTTGTTGCCTTGCAGGATGCTCGGCACCTAAAAGGAAGAAATACAGTAATGGATTTACCATAGGTGTACTTTGAGTTTAAATCAATAATTGACCCTGCCTGTAGGCTTTCATGGCTATTAGGTACCGTATGTGCTTGATAACCTTGCCGAATTGCTGACGTATTTGTTGCCCCCTGTTGTCGGCTGACTCTAAAAGTTTTACTTGGTATTCTTTGCCGACTCAAAAGTTTGCATAGCATATTTATACGATTTTCACCAATTCTCAGTGCATTGTGAATTAATTCACCGGTGATACAAGTTGGTTAGTGTATTTGATTGCTTGCTTATTGTTCTTGAGCTGTCCAGAGGTCTTATTCCTTCACTAGTAAGATGCGTGTGCTAATGCCACGGATAAATTATAGATTAAAAAAAATGGATACATGTGACacgcaaaaaaaattaaggctaaaaagaaacaaaatca
Proteins encoded:
- the LOC120668897 gene encoding catalase isozyme B-like, with product MDPYKHRPSSGNNTSFWTTNSGAPVWNNNSALTVGQRGPILLEDYHLIEKLAQFDRERIPERVVHARGASAKGFFEVTHDVSHLTCADFLRAPGVQTPVIVRFSTVVHERGSPETLRDPRGFAVKFYTREGNFDLVGNNMPAFFIRDGMKFPDMVHAFKPNPKTNLQENWRIVDFFSHHPESMHMFTFLFDDVGIPLNYRHMEGFGVNTYTLINRAGKPHLVKFHWKPTCGVKCLLDDEAVTVGGTCHSHATKDLYDSIAAGNFPEWKLYIQTIDPDHEDKFDFDPLDVTKTWPEDIIPLQPVGRMVLNKNIDNFFAENEQIAFCPAIIVPGIHYSDDKLLQTRIFSYADTQRHRLGPNYLMLPVNAPKCAHHNNHHDGFMNFMHRDEEVNYFPSRFDTVRHAEKVPIPPRVLTGCREKCIIHKENNFKQAGERYRSFDPARQDRFIQRVVDALSDPRVTHEHRSIWISYWSQCDASLGQKLASRLNLKPNM